One region of Cyanobium sp. M30B3 genomic DNA includes:
- a CDS encoding carbohydrate porin: MKPFQQLLLALAGTGLLAPLAATAQDASAVSSSAAISSYMEQQDIDRFRAWEAQNQVTSVSQFSDVRPTDWAYQALSNLVERYGCVAGYPNGTFKGRQAMTRYEAAALLNACLDRVTEVTDELKRLMAEFEKELAVLKGRVDTLEGKVETLEAQQFSTTTKLRGEVSFILGGSPDFNSPLRNSDGSRPADPNRTTFNYDARLSFDTSFSGKDLLRTRLRAGNFSSLPFGSSSQIFKLDKAEGTDDSVIIDRLFYRFPVSKGFNLTVGALVRNTEMISFVPTAYKSSILDFFQLAGASGTYNKATGAGVGLSWRQQVEKGNPYITFDANYVASSGYDDSTVGAFNSDSGINALAQLGIRGSSWGAAVAYRYGSEGSAIRVPNFSPGKLGDGQNTNSVSIAGYWSPIDAGWAPSISAGYGYNGGDGGFRDSQSWMVGLQWSDVFMEGNNAGVAFGMPPFNSGNDSESWLLEVFYKYQATDNISITPAFFYASDYRNNSGFGTWGGVIQTTFKF; this comes from the coding sequence ATGAAACCCTTCCAACAGCTGCTGCTGGCCCTGGCCGGCACCGGCCTGCTGGCTCCCCTGGCCGCCACGGCCCAGGACGCCAGCGCCGTCTCCAGTTCTGCCGCCATCAGCTCCTACATGGAGCAGCAGGACATCGACCGCTTCCGCGCCTGGGAAGCCCAGAACCAGGTCACCAGCGTGTCCCAGTTCTCCGACGTGCGCCCCACCGACTGGGCCTACCAGGCTCTCTCCAACCTGGTGGAGCGCTACGGCTGCGTGGCCGGCTACCCCAACGGCACCTTCAAGGGCCGCCAGGCCATGACCCGCTATGAGGCAGCCGCCCTGCTCAACGCCTGTCTCGATCGCGTCACCGAGGTGACCGACGAGCTCAAGCGCCTGATGGCCGAGTTTGAGAAGGAACTGGCCGTGCTCAAGGGCCGTGTCGACACCCTCGAGGGCAAGGTCGAGACCCTGGAGGCCCAGCAGTTCTCCACCACCACCAAGCTGCGCGGTGAGGTGAGCTTCATCCTCGGCGGCAGCCCCGACTTCAACAGCCCCCTGCGCAACAGCGACGGCAGCCGTCCGGCCGACCCCAATCGCACCACCTTCAACTACGACGCCCGCCTGAGCTTCGACACCAGCTTCAGCGGCAAGGACCTGCTGCGCACCCGTCTGCGCGCCGGCAACTTCAGCTCCCTGCCCTTTGGCAGCAGCAGCCAGATCTTCAAGCTGGACAAGGCTGAAGGCACCGATGACAGCGTGATCATCGATCGCCTCTTCTACCGCTTCCCGGTTTCGAAGGGCTTCAATCTCACCGTGGGCGCCCTGGTGCGTAACACGGAGATGATCTCTTTCGTTCCCACTGCCTACAAGTCGAGCATTCTCGACTTCTTCCAGCTCGCTGGAGCCTCCGGCACCTACAACAAGGCCACCGGCGCCGGTGTGGGCCTGAGCTGGCGCCAGCAGGTGGAGAAGGGCAACCCCTACATCACCTTTGACGCCAACTACGTGGCCAGCAGTGGCTACGACGATTCCACTGTTGGTGCCTTCAACTCCGACAGCGGCATCAACGCCCTGGCCCAGCTGGGTATCCGCGGCAGCAGCTGGGGTGCCGCCGTGGCCTACCGCTACGGCTCCGAGGGTTCCGCCATCCGTGTGCCCAACTTCAGCCCCGGCAAACTGGGTGACGGCCAGAACACCAACAGCGTGTCCATCGCCGGCTACTGGTCGCCGATCGACGCCGGCTGGGCGCCCTCGATCAGCGCCGGCTACGGCTACAACGGTGGCGACGGCGGCTTCCGCGACTCCCAGTCGTGGATGGTGGGCCTGCAGTGGAGCGACGTGTTCATGGAAGGCAACAACGCCGGCGTGGCCTTCGGTATGCCGCCCTTCAACAGCGGCAACGACAGCGAGAGCTGGCTGCTGGAAGTGTTCTACAAGTACCAGGCCACCGACAACATCTCGATCACCCCGGCGTTCTTCTACGCCAGCGACTACCGCAACAACAGCGGTTTCGGCACCTGGGGCGGCGTGATCCAGACCACTTTCAAGTTCTGA